A DNA window from Cystobacter fuscus DSM 2262 contains the following coding sequences:
- a CDS encoding ABC transporter ATP-binding protein, whose product MSEPLLDVRGLKTQLSLDAGPVLAVDDVSFSLPPGGTLGVVGESGCGKSLTALSVMRLVPEPPGRVVGGRILFQGEDLLALPEEKMRRKRGRHLSMVFQEPMTSLNPVYTAGEQIAEGVRLHLGLSRSAARELAVEMLRQVGIPAPEQRVDSYPHELSGGMRQRVMIAMALASGPELLIADEPTTALDVTIQAQILELLKRLQTERRMAVMLITHDLGVVAGHCDTVVVMYAGRVVERAPVKALFRQPAHPYTAGLLRSIPALQTVEGPPGARPRLKTIPGMVPSLHRLPGGCRFRDRCERALDLCARVEPPLESKREGQEAACHNPVPAP is encoded by the coding sequence ACGCGGGTCCCGTGCTGGCCGTGGATGACGTGTCCTTCTCCCTTCCTCCCGGGGGCACCCTGGGCGTGGTGGGGGAGAGTGGCTGCGGCAAGAGCCTCACCGCGCTCTCGGTGATGCGCCTGGTGCCCGAGCCCCCGGGCCGGGTGGTGGGCGGGCGCATCCTCTTCCAGGGCGAGGATCTGCTCGCGCTCCCCGAGGAGAAGATGCGCCGCAAGCGCGGGCGCCACCTCTCCATGGTCTTCCAGGAGCCGATGACGTCCCTCAACCCCGTCTACACGGCGGGCGAGCAGATCGCCGAGGGCGTGCGGCTGCACCTGGGCCTGTCACGCTCCGCCGCGAGAGAGCTCGCCGTGGAGATGTTGCGACAGGTGGGCATCCCCGCCCCCGAGCAGCGCGTGGACAGCTACCCCCACGAGTTGTCCGGTGGCATGCGCCAACGGGTGATGATCGCCATGGCGCTCGCCAGCGGCCCGGAGCTGCTCATCGCGGACGAGCCCACCACCGCGCTCGATGTCACCATCCAGGCGCAGATCCTCGAGCTGCTCAAGCGGCTGCAGACCGAGCGCCGCATGGCGGTGATGCTCATCACCCATGACCTGGGCGTGGTGGCGGGGCACTGTGACACGGTGGTGGTGATGTACGCGGGCCGCGTGGTGGAGCGCGCCCCGGTGAAGGCGCTCTTCCGGCAGCCGGCGCATCCGTACACCGCGGGCCTGCTCCGCTCCATTCCAGCGCTCCAGACGGTGGAGGGGCCACCGGGGGCGCGTCCCCGGTTGAAGACGATTCCCGGCATGGTTCCGAGCCTGCACCGGCTGCCCGGGGGCTGCCGCTTCCGCGACCGGTGCGAGCGCGCCCTGGACCTCTGCGCGCGGGTGGAACCCCCCTTGGAGTCCAAGCGCGAGGGCCAGGAGGCCGCATGTCACAACCCGGTGCCCGCGCCATGA